The window TGGAGGAGGTGCTGGGGGGCTTGCGGGTGAAGAAGAGCGGGAGGGGGCGGGCGCGGACGCGGCCGAAGGTGATATATGCGGATGCGGCCTATGATGCGAAGGCGATTCGGGAGGGGTTGCGGCGGCGGGGGAAGGGAACCCGAGGGGGAAAGCGGGCGTTCCGGCGTCGGAAGGCCGATCGGAAGGCTCGAAGCAGCGTGGAGCGGTTCTTCGGATGGCTGAAAGGAGGGTTCCGAAGGTTGACGGTTCGGCACGAAAGGCGGCTTGCCACCTTCCTGGCCTTCGTCCTCCTCGCCTGCTTCCTCATCGCCTGGAGAATTTTGAGATGAGTTCCTACAATAATGAGGCGCTTCGCTTGGATGCGCCAGTTCCCCCACTCGAAAAGAACGAGCGACGGTCGGCCCTTTTGTCCGGTATCATGAAAGCAGTCCGATCAGGAAATCCGAACGGAGCGCCCATCGATGGATCTTCGGAAAGCCCTCCTCGCCATCCGTTTTGTGGGTCTGCGCACGGCGCTGCGGGCGGTGCGGGCCGCCCGGGAGCGAGACCGCTGGGAGGGCAGGGGGGTATCTGAGCCTGCGGCGTGGTCGCCGGTGAAGCCTTTGCAGCGGATGATCCCTCTCCCGGACGGCGCCCGCTTCACCGGTCCGGACGCCGAGCTGGAGATCCGCTTTCTGGCCCCGGATGTCGTCCGCCTCACCTGGACCCCGGGCGTTCTCCCGTTGCCTTACGCGATCGTTCGGGAGCGTCTGGAGGAGGTTCGCGTGGCGCGTGGTGAGCAAGCGGACGGATGGACGCTGGAGAGCGAGGCCCTGGGCCTGGAGGTCCGAGCCGATGGGGGGATCCGTTTCCGCGATGGCGCGGGGAGGATCTGGCGGGTGGAGGACCCGCCGGAGCGCCGCGGGGAGGCGTGGCGGCATCGCGTTCGGCTCCGCCCGGAGGAGCGGCTCTACGGCCTGGGGGAGCGGGCCGCGCCCCTCAACCGTCGCGGCCGGATTTACCGCATGTGGAATCGAGACCCCGGCGGAAGCTACGGCCCCGGGGCCGATCCCCTCTACCTGGGCATCCCTCTCTGGCTCAGCCTCCACGCCGAGGGCGCGTATCTGGTCTTCTACGAAAACCCCTTCGAGGCTTCGTTCGATTTGGGAGCCTCCGAGCCCGATGCGGCATGGGTGACCTTCACGGGGGGCGCGCTGCGCGAATACGTGTTCTACGGGCCGCCCTCGCGGCTGCTGGAGCGTTACACCGCCCTCACCGGCCGGCCCCCGCTGCCGCCCCGCTGGGCCCTGGGCTTCCACCAATCCCGCTGGAGCTACGAAAGCGCGGAAGAAGTCCGCGCCGTGGCCCGGGGGTTCCAGGACCACGGCCTTCCGCTCCACGCCATCCACCTGGACATCGACTACATGGACGGCTATCGGGTGTTCACGGTGGACCGTCGACGGTTCCCCGATCTGTCGGAGCTGATCCGCGAGCTGGAAGGGCAGGGGATCCGGACGGTGGTGATCGTGGACCCCGGGGTGAAGGCCGATCCGGGCTACGCCGTGTATCGGGAAGGGGTGGCGCGGGGGATGTTCTGTCGGTTGCCGGACGGCCGGCTCTACCGCGGGCTGGTGTGGCCGGGCTGGTGCGTCTTCCCCGACTTCACGGATCCGGAGGTCCGGGCGTGGTGGGGGGAACACTACCGCGCCTTCCTGGAGGCTGGCGTGGCGGGCTTCTGGCACGACATGAACGAACCCACGGCCTTCGTCGCCTGGGGCGAGCCCACCTTCCCGCGTCGCGTGCGCCACGCGATGGAGGGACGAGGAGGGGATCATCGGGAGGCGCACAACCTCTACGGCCTGCTGATGAACCGGGCGGCCTGGGAGGCGCTGCGGCGGCTGCAACCGGATCGCCGCCCCTTCCTGCTCACCCGCTCGGGATGGGCCGGGATCCAGCGTTATGCATGGACCTGGACCGGGGACGTGGAGAGCTCGTGGGCGGCGCTGCGCCAGACCCTCGCCACCGTCCTGGGCCTGGGGCTCTCCGGGGTCCCGTATAGCGGGCCGGACATCGGGGGGTTCAGCGGGGCGCCCTCGGCGGAGCTGTTCATCCGGTGGTTCCAGGCCGCGGCGTTCATGCCCTTTTTCCGGAACCATGCGGCGAAGGGCACGCCCCGGCGCGAGCCCTGGGTCTTCGGCGAGCCCGTCCTCTCCATCGCCCGCGCCTTCCTGCGCCTGCGGGTCCGCCTGCTGCCGTATCTTTACACCCTGGCCTGGGAGGCCGCTCAGACCGGGGCGCCGCTGGTCCGCCCGCTGTTCTGGCTGAGCGAGCAAGACCCCGCGCTGTGGGAGATCGAAGATGCGTTTCTCCTGGGATCCGCCCTCCTGGTGGCCCCGGTGCTCGAGGCGGGGGCGCGGGCCCGGGAGGTCTTCCTCCCCACGGGAGAGTGGTATGACTTCTGGAGCGATGCGCAGCGGGCGGGTCCCGCTCGGGTCCTCGTGGAGGCCCCGCTGGATCGGCTCCCGCTCTTCGTCCGGGCGGGGAGCCTCCTGCCGCTGGCGGAGCCGGAGGGCGTGACGCTTCATCTTTACGTGTCGTCGGAGGGAGAAGGGGAGGGGATGTTCTACGAGGACGCCGGCGACGGCTTCGGACCCTGTCGGGTGGATCGATTCGAGTGGCGGTGGGAAGGGGAGAGCCTGCGCATCCGTCGGATTCGCGAGGGAGAGCTCTCCGAGCCGGAAGGAGGGTTCCGGCTTGAGTTTCACGGGTTCGTGCCGGCCCGGGCATGGGCGGACGGCCATCCCGTGCCGGTGGAAGGGTCAACCCTTGTCGCCCCTCCGTTTACGGAGCTGATCCTGGAAGGACGTCCGGTTCGATCACCGGCGTGACGAGGTTTTGGAAGATCTCCCGGATGAGCGGCGCATCGGGGGTTTCCCCCAGCGCTTCGCAGGCCCTCCGGTAACCCTGGAGCAGGGCGGAGGCCAGCTCCCGGAAGGCGGCGGGCTCCGCGCGGAGGAAAGGGAGCAGGATCCGCAACCCCTCCGCGAAGGCCTCACGGGCTTCCGATGCGCGCCCCAGGTCCAGAAGGACGCTTCCGTAGGCCCCCAGGCTCCTGGCCAGGTCGGGGAGGAAGGTCTGGGGACGCTGTGGGGCCAGCCGGCGGAAGAGGTCCACGGCTTCCCGGGCGGCCTGCAGGGCCTCCTCCCGCTGACCCAGCTCGGAGAGCCACACGCTCAAATCGTTCAGGCTCCTCGCCAGGCCGGGCAAGAAAACCTCCGGGTGCTGTTGGGCCAGCTCCCGATAAACGTTTTGCCCCTCGCGTTGATGCCTCAGGGCCGAGTGGAGGTCCCCGCGACGGGCATAGAGGCGCGCCAGCTCCTCGTGGAGGGATGCGATGCGGGGAAGGTGCGGACGGCGCTTCCGGGCTTCCGCCTCCAGCGCCCCCTCGTAGAGCCGGATCCGCCCTTCCACTTCAGCGGGAGGCAGCGCGCCGCGCAGGCGGTCTGCTGTGAGAAACGTCTCGATCCGGAGCGTTTTCTCTGCCGTCGGACGAAGACGCTCCAGGTCGATGATCGCCGTGCGGGCCGCGAACAGGTCCGCTGCCCATACGCTGAAAGCGCGCAGCTCCAGAGGGGTCACCCAAAAGAGGATCGGCGCATCGAGCCTTTCCAGGGCTTCGCGTTTGAGGTTGAGATCCTGCAGGACCCGTCGGGCCTGCTCTGCAACGGCCGACCGGGCCGGTTCCGCTTCCGCAACGCCCAGCCCTTCCACCTCCACCCAGATCATCGGCCGGCGATCTCCCTGCAGCGCGCGGAGCTGTCCCCTCAACGCCTCCGGATCCAGCGGCTGTTCGGGGGAGAGCCGCACCGCAAGGATATGCCATCCGGACAGGAGGCGAGACAGGCGCTCCATCTCCCGTTTTTTCCCCTCTCCCGGAGGGGTTACGATGAAGAAAACGGAAGCGCCTGTGGACATCGAGAGGGCTTCCTGCAACTGCTCCTCCTCGCGGGCAGCGCTTTCGAGGGGATCCATGGCTATTTGCCCCCTTCGTTTTCCTCGAGGAGCTCCCGCACAGCCGGATGCACATCCCACCAAGTCTCGCCGTCGTATTCCAGGATGCTCAGGTTATGCAATAAGCGGTTGGCCACTTCCTCGGGCAGGTCATCCAGGCTCTTCCGCTCCTGCACCTTCCGAAGATGTCGGTAATCTTCGAGCTTCAAGATGCGGCGGAATGTGTTCTGCGCCTCCCGCATGGCGCCGGCGACGTCCCCGGGAAGGATCCGGGCATCCCGACGGCGCCGGGCGAGGATCACGCTGAGACGGGCCAGGCGGATGAGCTCCCGCAACAACCCCCCCGAGGCTTCCACCAGGGCCTCCATCGCCTCAGGATCGAGGAGGGTCTCCGCGACGCGGCGGCGGAGGACTTGCCGCAGCATCTCCCTCCCGGTCTCCCACGGGGCGCCATCCCGATGACGGATCTTGATGTTGGGGAGAAGAAAGACGCGGTGGAAGGTGGAGCGAACGAGCTGGAAATCATTGCTGTAGAACAGCGGGTAGGGCACCGTGTAAATGATGCGGCAGGCGGGTGCCATCAGCGCGTTGCCGCCATGGAGGAACAGATCGGCCGCCCTCCGCAAATTGTAGATCTTATCTAGACCGTCCACGATCATCAGGATCCGCTTTCCGGATCGACGGCGCAACTCTAAGAGCAGCCGGTTCAGCCGCTCCAATAGGTCCGAGAGGTTTGGCTCCACGACCGCGCGGATGCGTTCGCGACGCGGGGATTCTTGAGAAAGGCGGCTGCCGAAGCGAAGGACTCCCAGGTTGACCTCAGCGCTGGTCTCGCTCTGGAGCGGAAGGGCCTCATCCTGCTCCAGGATCCGCTCTCGATACCAAAAGAGAAGATCCCGGGCATGTTGCTCATCTGCCCGAATCCCACAAGCGCGGGCTTCCTGATAGGCCCGCAAGCCCAGCATCACCAGCAAATCCGTATAGTGGACATCGCCCAGGTTCAGGGTTTCCTCAACATTCAGCAGGATAGGGATATGGGTGCTCTGCAGTTCGCGGTAGAGGCGATACAACTCTGTGCTCTCCCCCGCTCCCTGCTGCCCGGAGAAAAGGGTTTTGTCATTCTCCGAATCGTCCAAGTTCAGCTCATCCAAAAGCTTTTCGATCCCGCCGTCCTCCGGGCGCGGGACGTAGAAGGCTTCGAACCACTCCTCCCGAAGCGGGCGAATCGGATCCAGGTTCCGATAAGCTTCCTCGAGAGTAAGGGCTGGCCGCAATGCGCACATGTCCAGGGCCTCCGTTCCGGCGCATATGGAGCGAGGACGGCAGATCTGCGCCCTTCTTTCTCATTTTACCCTACGGACTACAGAGGCGGAGCGATGAGGCTCCCGGGGGCCTTCCAGTTTTCCGGGCAGGTGATTGCTTCCGGTCGCAGGATATGTACGACAGCTGCGAGCGGTTGCCCTACATGCAAAATCGGAAAGCCCTGTGAGGCTCCCGGGTTATCATGGGTGGCGGAACGCGCTCGGGGGAGCGCCGATCCGTATCCCGAGGGCGTTCGATTCGTTTATCCCGAGCGAGGAGGCAGCGGGATGCGGTGGGGGGTGCGGGAACAGCGATTGCGGGAGGCGCTGGTGGAGATCGGGGCGCGGCTTTACGCCCGGGGCCTGGTCTCCGCCAACGACGGGAACCTCTCGGTCCGCGTGGATGCGGAGCGTTTTCTGATCACCCCGCGGGGGCGGAGCAAGGGACACCTGCGCCCGGAGGACCTGGTGGTGATCGACCCGGAGGGGCGGGTGGTGCGGCCGGGCCGGGGCGGGGCGATGCCCTCCTCGGAATGGCCGATGCACCTGGAAGCCTACCGGCAGCGCCCCGACATCGGGGCCGTCCTTCACGCCCATCCCCCCTTCACCGTCGCCCTCACCGTGGCCGGGGTGACGTTCCCCTCCGAGATCCTGCCGGAGGTGGTCATGACCGTGGGAAAGGTCCCGACCGCCCGGCTGGCCGTCCCCAGCTCGGAGGACGACGCCCTGGCCATCCGAGAATGGATCCGGGAGCACGATGCGGTGCTGCTGCCCCATCATGGGGTGGTGACCGTGGGGCGCACGCTGGAGGAGGCCTGGGTGCGGCTGGAGCGGATCGAGTATGCGGCGAAGGTGTATCTGCTGAGCCGGGCGCTGGGGGAAGCCCGACCGCTGCCGCCGGAGTTCCTGAAGGCGCTGGCCAGCGCAGGGTGAAAAAACCGGGGGGCGGACGGCATCCGTCCGCCCCCCGGGCTTTCATGTTCATCCCGGGGCTCAACGGGTCTCGATGCGAGCGGCCCGCTCCTTCAGAGCGGCCTGGGCCGCGGCCAGGCGGGCCACCGGCACCCGGTAGGGCGAGGCGCTCACATAGTTGAGCCCGATCTCGTGGCAGAACTCGATGGAAGAAGGATCCCCGCCGTGCTCCCCGCAGATGCCGACCTCCAGGTCCGGCCGGGTGCGCCGTCCTTCCTCCACCGCCATCCGCATCAGCCGGCCCACACCCTTGCGGTCCAGCACCTGGAAGGGGTTCTCGGGGACGATCTTCTCCTCGAGGTAGCGCAGGAGGAACTTGCCCTCGGCGTCGTCGCGACTGATGGCCCAGACAGTCTGGGTGAGGTCGTTGGTGCCGAAGGAGAAGAACTCGGCGACCTGCGCGATCTCGCCCGCCAGCAGGGCCGCCCGCGGGACCTCGATCATGGTCCCGAACTTGTATTCGATCTCCACCCCTTCCCGGGCCATGACCTCCCGGGCCACCTCATCGACGATCTCCCGGACGATCTGGAGCTCCTTCACGTCAGCGCTGAGGGGGATCATGATCTCCGGCCTGGGGGTGATGCCCCGCTGTTTCACGTTGCAGGCGGCCTCGAGGATGGCCCGCACCTGGAGGCGGATGATGTCCGGGTAGAGGATGCCGAGGCGGATGCCCCGCAGGCCCAGCATGGGGTTCATCTCCCGCAGGGCGTTGACCGCCCGCAGGAGCGCTTCCTTCTCGGCCAGCTCCTCCTCCATCTGCCGGATGGACTTCTCGCCCTTGCGCGGCCGGTAGCCCTTGATCTTGCGGCGCTCCTCGATGCGGGTCCGCAGCTCCACCACTTCGGCCAGGAGCTCCTCGTAGCGCGGCAGGAACTCGTGCATCGGCGGGTCGATGAGCCGGATGATCACCGGCAGCCCATCCATGGCCTCGAAGAGGCCCTCGAAGTCCTTCCGCTGGACGGGCAGGAGGCGATCCAGAGTCTTGCGGTAGGCCTTGACGGCCTTCGAGGCCCGGACGGCGCGTTCGGCCTCCCGCAGGGCCTTCTGGGCCTTCGGGTCGTCGGGGCGGGCCTGGGCGGCCTGCTGCGCCGCCCGCAACTGATCCATCAGGCGCTGGGCCTCGGGGGCGTTGAGGATCATCTGGCGGACGTAGGGCAGGCGGTCGGTCTCGAAGAACATGTGCTCCGTGCGGGCCAGGCCGATGCCCTCCGCTCCGAACTCCCGGGCCTTGCGGGCATCCCGCGGGTAATCCGCGTTGGCCCAGACCTGCAGGCGCCGGAACTCATCGGCCCAGGAGAGCAGCTCCGCCAGCTCCCGCTCCTCCGCCAGGTTGGGGTCGATGGTGGGGATCTGGCCGGCGAAGACCTCGCCGGTGGAGCCGTCGATGGAGATGAAGTCGCCCTCGCGGATCACCCGGCCGTTGACGGAGAACTGCTTGCGCTCCAGGTCGATCTGCAGGGCCTCGCAGCCGACCACCGCCGGCTTGCCCAGGCCCCGGGCCACCACCGCCGCGTGGGAGGTCGCCCCGCCGCGCTGGGTGAGGATGCCCCGGGCCGCGATCATCCCGTGGACGTCGTCCGGCGTGGTCTCCGGCCGCACCAGGATGACCGGCCGGCCGTCCCGGCCCCAGGCCTCGGCCGTGTCGGCGTCGAAGACGGCATGGCCGGTGGCCGCGCCCGGGGAGGCGTTGAGGCCTCGGGCCAGCAGATCCCCCTTCTCCCGGGCCCGCTCCTTGGCCTTCTCATCGAAGCGGGGCAGCAGGAGCTGATTGATCTGCTCGGGCTCGACCCGCATCACCGCCTCTTCTTTGGTGATGAGGCCTTCGTGGACCATGTCCACGGCGATCTTGACGGCGGCCTTGGCGGTGCGCTTGCCCGTGCGGGTCTGGAGCATCCAGAGCCGCCCGCGCTCGATGGTGAACTCCAGGTCCTGGACGTCCCGGTAGTGACGCTCCAGGAGCGCGGCCACCTCCAGGAACTGCCGGTAGGTCTCCGGCATCAGCTCCTCGAGGCTGGGATAGCGCAAGCGCCGCTCCTCTTCGGAGATCCCGTGCTCCCGGGCCCACTCCTGCGAGGCCTTCTTCGTGATCTTGAGGGGCGTCCGGATGCCGGCCACCACGTCCTCACCCTGGGCGTTCGGGAGGTATTCCCCATAGAGCTCCTTCTCGCCGGTGGCCGGGTTGCGGGTGAAGGCCACGCCGGTGGCCGAGTCGAAGCCCATGTTGCCGAAGACCATGGTCTGGACATTGCAGGCGGTGCCCAGGTCGTGGGGGATCTTGTAGAAGTTGCGGTAATCGACCGCCCGCTTGCCGAACCAGGAGTCGAACACCGCCCGGATGGCCTGGCGCAGCTGCTCCAGGGGATCCTGAGGGAACTCCTCCTCGAGCTCCTTGCGGTAGAGGGCCTTGAACTCCTCCACAATGTCCTGGAGCATCTCCGCGGTGAGATCGGTATCCTGCTTGCCCTTCGTCTTCGCCTTGTAGCGGTCCAGGATGTGTTCGAACCGCTCGCCGGGGATGCCCTTGACGATGCGGCCGAACATCTGGATGAGGCGGCGGTAGGCGTCGTAGGCGAAACGCTCGTCGCCGGTCTGGGCGATCAGGCCTTTCACCGTCTCATCCGTGAGGCCGACGTTGAGGACGGTGTCCATCATCCCGGGCATGGAGAATTTGGCACCCGAGCGGACGGAGACCAGGAGGGGGTTTTGGGGATCGCCGAAGCGGCGGCCAACCTTCTCCTCAACGCGATGAAGGGCCTCCAGGACCTGCTCCCACAGCCCTTCGGGGAACTGGCGGCCGGCGGCGAAGTAAGCGTTGCAGGCCTCCGTGGTGATGGTGAACCCGGGAGGGACCGGAAGGCCCGCCCCGGCCATCTCCGCCAACCCGGCGCCCTTCCCGCCCAGCAGATCCCGACGGCGCTCCGCCGGAATCTCGCGGTAGCCTTCCTCGAAAAGGTAGACCCACTTCTTCATCCTCCCACCTCCCGTGGAAAAGTGAGGGAGCCGCCATCAACAGGTTTCAAAGGAAAATGATAGGACAGCCCCCCGATTTCGGCAACTCCCCTCATCCGATTTTCGCTGAGCCCGGGTAGTGAAATGAATCACAAATTCGGGCGCCGCCTCTTCTACAGGAAGCCTCGGGCAGGGCCCGGTTCCATCGGGATGCCCCGGAGCGTCGTGGGATCACCCATTGGGATCCGTGTGGCGGAGGCCGGAAAGAAGGGGCGTTCCTTGGGCGCTGAAACGGAGAGCCGGTGGAGAACGGATGGACGCGGTGAGCGCGTCGCGTCTGCGACAGGCCGCCGAATGCGAGTTCGCCCGGGATCGCGCCCGCCCCATGATCGAATCCGGTTGCCGGATCCCTCCATCTGAATCATTGAATCATGATGGGGAAAGGTTCCAATCCGTCCTCCACAACCGGGGAGATGGCATCCGGCGATGAAGACCCTGGAGGCCCTCAGCCGGATCCTGGTGGTTTGCGTCTATCTCCTCGCCGCGGCGGCCGTGATCCTTCTCCGCACGCCCATCGATTATCCGGTCTATGTGATGGCCGCGTATGGGTTCTCCCGGGGCGAGGATGTCTACTCCTGGACGGAAGCCGACTACGCCCGGGCGGCGGAAGCGCTGGGCTTCTCCCGCTACGCACCTCCTTATCGTTACCCACCCCTCGCGGCGCTCCTGGTCCTCCCCGGGCTGTCGTTCCCGGACCGGGGGATGGGGATCTGGGTCGCGGCCCAGGCCCTCAGCGCCCTGCTGACCGCAGAGGCGCTCGCCCGGATGGCCCGGGATCCGGCCCGGCGGATCCTCATCCGGTTGGGGGTCGGCCTTCTTCCCCCATTTTTCGTGAGCCTCTACGCCGGACAGATCAACCCCCTGGTCACCCTGGGGATGATCCTGGCGGTCCGGTGGATCGGCCGGGGCCGGGAAGGGTGGGGCGGGCTCCTGCTGGGGCTCAGCCTCATGCTCAAGCCCCTGGCCCTCGGCCCGGCAGCCCTCTGCCTCTACGAGGGGCGGCGCAAGGCGCTGGCCGGGATGGCCCTGGGGATCGCGCTCTCCCTGGCGGCGGGCCTTCTGGCGTTCGGCCCACCCGCCCTGGGATTTCTCCGCCTCTCGCTGCCGACCTCTGGCGGCGTCTACCCCCCGGCGCAGAACCTGCCCGGGCTGGCCGCCCGCTGGCTCACCCGTCATCCCTACGGATTCTCCCTGGCCGACGATGCCGGGATCGCGCGAGGGGTTGGATGGGGGCTGGCCGGGATGCTGTTGCTGCTCACCGGGATCGCCCTGGGTCGGCCCGGGAAGGCTCATCCTGACTTTGTGCGTCGGGCTGGCCTGGCGGCCATCGCTTTCCTCCTGGCGAACCCGGGGACGTGGTATCATCACGGCACGATCATGAGCATGCCCCTCGCGGCGTGGCTCGCCCAACCCGGACGCTCCCCGACCGAATGGGGAGCGCTTGGGGCGAGCGTCGGGGCGATCGCCATCTGGGGGGTGGCCTGGCACGCCTTCGTCGGCTGGACGCCGTTGCTGGATCTGGCGACGCTGGGGAGCCTGGGGCTGTGGGCCTTGCTTGCCTGGGAGATCCGAAAGGAGAGCCCTCGATGAAGGGAAACCGCCATCCCGTGATCCTCATCGGGGTCTGGGTTGCGGTGTTGCTTCTTCTTTTCCGCCCGCAGTTGCACGGGATGGACACCGTGGCCTATTACGCCTGGCTGCGGGCAGCGGTCATCCGGGGCAGCCTGGATGTGAGCGAGGAGTTCATCCGCTTCGGGTATGGCGGGGAGCGAGGGCTGTCGCCCACCGGATATCGGATCAACGAATGGTCCGTGGGGCCCGCCCTGTTGTGGTCCCCCTTCTTCCTGATGGCCCACGGCCTCGTCCGTCTGGGGAAGGCCCTGGGGATCCCCTGGGAGGCCGACGGCTACAGCGCGCCCTATCAGACCCTGACGGCCCTGGGATCCGCCCTCTACGCGCTCATCGGCCTGGAGCTGCTCCGACGCCTGGCCCTCCGGATCGCTTCCCCGGCTGCCGCCCTGTGGGGGGTCCTCACCGCGTGGCTGGCCTCGCCGCTGGTGTTCTACATGTCCGCTCACCCTTTCATGTCCCATGCGGTGGACTTCTTCGTCAACGCCGGGTTTCTCCGGGCATGGACCTGTTGGGAGAAGCCCACGCCGTGGGCCCGGCTCGCGCTGGGATGGATCGGCGGGTTGGCCGCCGCGGTGCGCTATCCGAACGCCACCCTGCTGCTATGGCCGGCCCTGGAGGATCTCCGTCAGGCCCTGCGGGTGCCCCGCGAAGGGATCCTTCGTTTGCTCTCCCTGGGAGTTGGGGCCTGGATCGGGTTCCTCCCCCAGATGATCGTCTGGCGCGTGGTCTTCGGCGCGTGGATCGTCGGGAACCCCTACGGGATCGCCGGGGCGGGGACGTTCGATCTCCGCGCGCCCCATTTGCTCGAGGTGCTGTTCTCCACCAACCGCGGGCTGTTTCCCTGGACGCCGATCGCCGCTTTCGCCCTCGCCGGCCTGGTCGGGCCGCTGCGGCGCGCCCGCCCGGCGTGGGCCCGTCTGCTGCTGGCACAGACCGGCGCCCAACTCTATATTGTGGGCTCGTGGAGCGTCTGGTCCGGGGCGGCGGCGTTCGGGCCCCGTCTGCTCACCGGTCTGTTCGCCGGGTTCGCCCTCGGGCTGGCGGCCCTCTATGAGGCCGGGCGGAGGCGATGGGGGATGAAGCCGGCCCTTGCCCTCAGCCTGGGCGCCGTTGCCTGGAACCTGATCCTGCTGGCCCGTTACGGCCTGGAGGATGTGCCGCGCATGGGCCCGGTTCCCCTCTCGACGCTCTGGCTCGGCCAGCTGACGTTCATCGGGCGGGCGCTGGGGGAGCTGGACCGCATCGGGCAGGCGCTCCTCCGTCGATTTCCCTGAAAGGAC is drawn from Thermoflexus hugenholtzii and contains these coding sequences:
- a CDS encoding TIM-barrel domain-containing protein — translated: MDLRKALLAIRFVGLRTALRAVRAARERDRWEGRGVSEPAAWSPVKPLQRMIPLPDGARFTGPDAELEIRFLAPDVVRLTWTPGVLPLPYAIVRERLEEVRVARGEQADGWTLESEALGLEVRADGGIRFRDGAGRIWRVEDPPERRGEAWRHRVRLRPEERLYGLGERAAPLNRRGRIYRMWNRDPGGSYGPGADPLYLGIPLWLSLHAEGAYLVFYENPFEASFDLGASEPDAAWVTFTGGALREYVFYGPPSRLLERYTALTGRPPLPPRWALGFHQSRWSYESAEEVRAVARGFQDHGLPLHAIHLDIDYMDGYRVFTVDRRRFPDLSELIRELEGQGIRTVVIVDPGVKADPGYAVYREGVARGMFCRLPDGRLYRGLVWPGWCVFPDFTDPEVRAWWGEHYRAFLEAGVAGFWHDMNEPTAFVAWGEPTFPRRVRHAMEGRGGDHREAHNLYGLLMNRAAWEALRRLQPDRRPFLLTRSGWAGIQRYAWTWTGDVESSWAALRQTLATVLGLGLSGVPYSGPDIGGFSGAPSAELFIRWFQAAAFMPFFRNHAAKGTPRREPWVFGEPVLSIARAFLRLRVRLLPYLYTLAWEAAQTGAPLVRPLFWLSEQDPALWEIEDAFLLGSALLVAPVLEAGARAREVFLPTGEWYDFWSDAQRAGPARVLVEAPLDRLPLFVRAGSLLPLAEPEGVTLHLYVSSEGEGEGMFYEDAGDGFGPCRVDRFEWRWEGESLRIRRIREGELSEPEGGFRLEFHGFVPARAWADGHPVPVEGSTLVAPPFTELILEGRPVRSPA
- a CDS encoding tetratricopeptide repeat protein; translated protein: MDPLESAAREEEQLQEALSMSTGASVFFIVTPPGEGKKREMERLSRLLSGWHILAVRLSPEQPLDPEALRGQLRALQGDRRPMIWVEVEGLGVAEAEPARSAVAEQARRVLQDLNLKREALERLDAPILFWVTPLELRAFSVWAADLFAARTAIIDLERLRPTAEKTLRIETFLTADRLRGALPPAEVEGRIRLYEGALEAEARKRRPHLPRIASLHEELARLYARRGDLHSALRHQREGQNVYRELAQQHPEVFLPGLARSLNDLSVWLSELGQREEALQAAREAVDLFRRLAPQRPQTFLPDLARSLGAYGSVLLDLGRASEAREAFAEGLRILLPFLRAEPAAFRELASALLQGYRRACEALGETPDAPLIREIFQNLVTPVIEPDVLPGSAP
- a CDS encoding class II aldolase/adducin family protein, producing MRWGVREQRLREALVEIGARLYARGLVSANDGNLSVRVDAERFLITPRGRSKGHLRPEDLVVIDPEGRVVRPGRGGAMPSSEWPMHLEAYRQRPDIGAVLHAHPPFTVALTVAGVTFPSEILPEVVMTVGKVPTARLAVPSSEDDALAIREWIREHDAVLLPHHGVVTVGRTLEEAWVRLERIEYAAKVYLLSRALGEARPLPPEFLKALASAG
- the ppdK gene encoding pyruvate, phosphate dikinase produces the protein MKKWVYLFEEGYREIPAERRRDLLGGKGAGLAEMAGAGLPVPPGFTITTEACNAYFAAGRQFPEGLWEQVLEALHRVEEKVGRRFGDPQNPLLVSVRSGAKFSMPGMMDTVLNVGLTDETVKGLIAQTGDERFAYDAYRRLIQMFGRIVKGIPGERFEHILDRYKAKTKGKQDTDLTAEMLQDIVEEFKALYRKELEEEFPQDPLEQLRQAIRAVFDSWFGKRAVDYRNFYKIPHDLGTACNVQTMVFGNMGFDSATGVAFTRNPATGEKELYGEYLPNAQGEDVVAGIRTPLKITKKASQEWAREHGISEEERRLRYPSLEELMPETYRQFLEVAALLERHYRDVQDLEFTIERGRLWMLQTRTGKRTAKAAVKIAVDMVHEGLITKEEAVMRVEPEQINQLLLPRFDEKAKERAREKGDLLARGLNASPGAATGHAVFDADTAEAWGRDGRPVILVRPETTPDDVHGMIAARGILTQRGGATSHAAVVARGLGKPAVVGCEALQIDLERKQFSVNGRVIREGDFISIDGSTGEVFAGQIPTIDPNLAEERELAELLSWADEFRRLQVWANADYPRDARKAREFGAEGIGLARTEHMFFETDRLPYVRQMILNAPEAQRLMDQLRAAQQAAQARPDDPKAQKALREAERAVRASKAVKAYRKTLDRLLPVQRKDFEGLFEAMDGLPVIIRLIDPPMHEFLPRYEELLAEVVELRTRIEERRKIKGYRPRKGEKSIRQMEEELAEKEALLRAVNALREMNPMLGLRGIRLGILYPDIIRLQVRAILEAACNVKQRGITPRPEIMIPLSADVKELQIVREIVDEVAREVMAREGVEIEYKFGTMIEVPRAALLAGEIAQVAEFFSFGTNDLTQTVWAISRDDAEGKFLLRYLEEKIVPENPFQVLDRKGVGRLMRMAVEEGRRTRPDLEVGICGEHGGDPSSIEFCHEIGLNYVSASPYRVPVARLAAAQAALKERAARIETR
- a CDS encoding glycosyltransferase 87 family protein gives rise to the protein MKTLEALSRILVVCVYLLAAAAVILLRTPIDYPVYVMAAYGFSRGEDVYSWTEADYARAAEALGFSRYAPPYRYPPLAALLVLPGLSFPDRGMGIWVAAQALSALLTAEALARMARDPARRILIRLGVGLLPPFFVSLYAGQINPLVTLGMILAVRWIGRGREGWGGLLLGLSLMLKPLALGPAALCLYEGRRKALAGMALGIALSLAAGLLAFGPPALGFLRLSLPTSGGVYPPAQNLPGLAARWLTRHPYGFSLADDAGIARGVGWGLAGMLLLLTGIALGRPGKAHPDFVRRAGLAAIAFLLANPGTWYHHGTIMSMPLAAWLAQPGRSPTEWGALGASVGAIAIWGVAWHAFVGWTPLLDLATLGSLGLWALLAWEIRKESPR